A window from Gallus gallus isolate bGalGal1 chromosome 7, bGalGal1.mat.broiler.GRCg7b, whole genome shotgun sequence encodes these proteins:
- the CASP18 gene encoding initiator caspase — MSSDFRKLLFDISEALATEELAALKFLSLEHVPVRKQEDTEEPKAFFEVLKEKGMIEVEDLFFLKELLYRINRIDLLASHLGSSREEMERELQVPGKAKVSAYRQLLYGIAEDLTPDDVRSIKFLLQEKLPKNKLQDNASMLKVLVEMERNGIIKEDDLTMLKSILKAFRADLKKKIDNYEEKTKGNDPNEILSFPVRVSMHPPGQGAAHLLVESYKMENNPHGYCVILNNYRFKNPNETRKGTVEDGKALKRVFKWLQFDTIEYMDLEAKQIFAKVNEYSKKDHSNMDCFVCFILSHGEKGKIKGVDNELVNIKDLLSCFSGSNCPSLAGKPKLFFIQACQGSVGHPAVTVKEDCSGHLETDAIPALSIPDQADVLVGMATVEDFECYRSIETGSVYIQCLCDKMELLCPLRKDLITILTEVNKEVGRRVLNGWKQMPKITSTLRKQFIFQIPQCQSIEKQKK, encoded by the exons ATGAGTTCAGACTTCCGGAAACTCCTTTTTGACATTTCTGAGGCTTTGGCTACAGAAGAACTGGCAGCCCTGAAGTTTCTCAGCTTGGAGCATGTCCCTGTGAGGAAGCAGGAAGATACTGAGGAGCCAAAAGCTTTCTTTGAAGtgctgaaggagaaagggaTGATTGAAGTGGAGGACCTGTTCTTCTTGAAGGAGCTGCTCTACCGGATCAATCGGATAGACCTTCTGGCTTCCCACCTGGGCTCCAGCCGAGAGGAGATGGAGAGGGAGCTCCAGGTCCCAGGGAAGGCAAAGGTATCAGCCTACAG ACAACTATTATATGGAATTGCTGAGGACTTAACTCCAGATGATGTCAGGAGCATAAAATTCCTGCTGCAAGAAAAATTACCAAAGAACAAGCTACAGGATAATGCT tcAATGTTGAAGGTATTagtggaaatggaaagaaatgggaTAATTAAGGAAGATGACCTAACTATGTTGAAGAGTATATTAAAGGCATTTAGAGCtgacctaaagaaaaaaatcgataactatgaagaaaaaacaaaag GAAATGATCCTAATGAAATTCTGAGCTTTCCAGTCCGTGTGTCTATGCATCCACCAGGACAAGGAGCAGCACACCTG CTTGTGGAATCATATAAGATGGAAAATAACCCCCATGGTTACTGCGTGATTCTGAACAACTACCGTTTTAAAAATCCAAATGAAACCAGAAAAGGAACAGTGGAAGATGGAA aggCTCTGAAGAGAGTATTTAAATGGCTTCAGTTTGACACAATTGAGTACATGGATCTAGAAGCAAAGCAAATCTTTGCAAAAGTTAATGAATACAGCAAAAAAGATCATAGCAACATggactgttttgtttgcttcattCTTTCACATGGTGAGAAGGGCAAAATAAAAGGCGTTGATAATGAACTTGTAAATATAAAAGATTTACTCTCCTGCTTCAGTGGATCTAATTGTCCTTCTCTTGCTGGCAAGCCAAAGCTATTTTTCATACAGGCCTGCCAGGGCTCTGTAGGTCATCCAGCTGTCACAGTAAAAGAAGACTGTTCTGGTCATCTTGAGACGGATGCTATCCCTGCGCTTTCTATTCCTGACCAGGCTGATGTTCTGGTTGGCATGGCTACTGTGGAAGACTTTGAGTGCTACCGTTCTATAGAGACGGGAAGTGTTTACATTCAGTGCCTCTGTGACAAGATGGAATTACTTTGCCCACT TCGCAAGGATCTCATAACCATCCTGACAGAAGTGAACAAGGAAGTGGGAAGAAGAGTATTAAACGGGTGGAAGCAGATGCCAAAGATAACATCAACCCTACGGAAACAATTTATCTTCCAAATTCCACAATGCCAGTCaattgaaaagcagaaaaaataa
- the CASP8 gene encoding caspase-8: MEFSQLLFVISEALDRTELASLKFLSLEHVTVRKREDIEEPKAFFQALQEKGMIEVGDLFFLKELLYRINRIDLLASYLGSSREEMERELQVPGRARVSPFRYLLFQLSENITKDDMKCFKFLLGKELPKCKLSPETTMPDVFIEMEKKGILKEDNLTVLKTICGKVDKSLLKKIEDYELNLLGEGEMLVTEGQRSSTGAPEDSAIWLASSVAPDSLGNCDQSSQLEVYKMTSRPRGVCLILNNHNFAKAREAVPELRRMKDRNGTHVDADALRKVFSNLHFIVAEYKDCTAEEIRNIVNKYRCMDHNNKDCFVCCILSHGKKGIIYGVDGQEVPIQELTTSFTGQNCQSLAGKPKVFFVQACQGDAYQKGVTIETDSGEQDYSLETDARFQLDCIPSEADFLLGMATLQDYVSYRSPSQGTWYIQSLCQHLESSCPRGEDILTILTAVNQEVSSKIDKQNAGKQMPQPSFTLRKKLIFPVN, from the exons ATGGAGTTCTCGCAGCTGCTCTTCGTGATCAGCGAGGCGCTGGACAGGACTGAGCTGGCGTCTCTGAAGTTTCTCAGCCTGGAGCACGTCACTGTAAGGAAGCGGGAAGATATTGAGGAGCCCAAGGCCTTCTTCCAAGCATTACAGGAGAAAGGGATGATCGAGGTGGGGGACCTATTCTTCTTGAAGGAGCTGCTCTATCGGATCAATCGGATAGACCTTCTAGCTTCCTACCTGGGCTCCAGCCGagaggagatggagagagagCTCCAGGTTCCAGGCAGGGCACGGGTGTCTCCGTTCAG GTATCTGCTCTTTCAGCTGTCAGAAAACATCACCAAAGATGACATGAAGTGTTTCAAGTTTCTTCTGGGGAAAGAATTACCAAAATGCAAGCTAAGTCCTGAAACT ACAATGCCGGACGTTTTCATTGAGATGGAGAAGAAGGGGATTTTGAAAGAAGACAACTTAACTGTCCTGAAGACTATTTGTGGCAAAGTGGACAAGAGCCTGTTGAAGAAAATTGAAGACTATGAATTAAACTTACttg GTGAAGGAGAGATGCTTGTAACAGAGGGGCAaagaagcagcacaggagcCCCTGAAG ACAGTGCCATTTGGCTGGCATCATCTGTGGCACCCGATTCTCTGGGCAACTGTGATCAGTCTTCACAG CTTGAAGTTTATAAAATGACCAGCCGACCCCGTGGAGTCTGCCTGATCCTGAATAATCACAATTTTGCAAAAGCCAGGGAAGCAGTGCCAGAACTCAGAAGGATGAAAGATCGGAATGGGACACATGTGGATGCAG ATGCTCTGAGAAAAGTCTTTAGCAACCTTCATTTTATAGTAGCAGAATACAAAGACTGCACTGCAGAGGAAATCCGTAACATAGTGAACAAGTATCGGTGCATGGACCACAACAACAAagactgttttgtttgctgtattctctctcatggaaaaaaaggcattatATATGGTGTTGATGGGCAGGAAGTACCTATCCAAGAACTGACCACTTCTTTCACTGGGCAAAATTGCCAGTCACTTGCTGGAAAACCAAAAGTCTTCTTTGTTCAGGCCTGCCAAGGTGATGCTTATCAGAAAGGTGTAACCATTGAAACAGATTCTGGGGAGCAAGATTATTCTCTAGAAACAGATGCAAGATTTCAGCTGGACTGCATCCCCTCAGAGGCAGACTTCCTCTTGGGCATGGCTACCCTGCAAGATTATGTCTCCTACAGAAGCCCAAGCCAGGGGACCTGGTACATACAGTCACTGTGCCAACACTTGGAGAGCAGCTGTCCTAG AGGAGAAGATATTCTCACCATACTGACAGCAGTGAATCAAGAGGTGAGCAGCAAGATTGACAAGCAGAATGCAGGGAAGCAAATGCCACAGCCCAGTTTCACACTGAGGAAAAAACTCATATTTCCTGTAAACTAa